The sequence below is a genomic window from Plasmodium coatneyi strain Hackeri chromosome 13, complete sequence.
GTGAAGGAGGTgtatggaagggaagggtcatatacacatgcactatatatatatacacatatatatgtatgtatatatatatatacacacatatatatatatacatacacatgtatatgtgatAGTATTCCGTCACCCTCtcccctttctccttttttacatataatgGGTCTATGTAAATGGTAATTGTAATTACAGTTGTAATTGTACATGTAATTGTAATTctataccttatataaaaagaatgcagtTACTGGTAGTCCAACTATTCCTAGGATGGAAGAAACACCAGGTATGACAGCACTACCACTTCCTCCACCCCCAATTGGCGAGGTTGTTGCACTTCCTTCAGGTTTGGAATGAACTTGGATTTCAGGCTTCTGTGGTGGTTCCGATCCTGCGGAACGATCCTGGTGCTGTTGTTCAATACATGCTAAAAGTTGCTGTGGCATATTTACTTCAGTACATGTTAATTGTGATAGATTCTGGGGAATGGGTGTTccactttctccttccatcTCCTTAAGTTTTTTACAACATGGGTCATTACTACCCGTTCCATGTGAACAACCTGCCCTTACCATTCCATACTTTTGCTCAGCTTCCTGTTTATATGTAGAATAGGCACCAGCACATTGTTTTCCCCCTGGCTGTGGGGGTGACCTTATTGTATTACAGTCATATAAATAAtcaaatattattttcctatttttgaaGAAGGTGGTGCTAGTAGTAGGAGCAGTTTTTATGGTTGCACACGGACTATTACCAGGCAATGTTTGTAACTGCGCGTAAATTTCATTCATAAGTGTTGCGAATGAAATACGCCATCCACTCAAATTTTCAGATAATATACCTCCTAACCAGTAGTAAAAGAAGTCACATATTGTTGAACAGAGTGATTCCCTCTTCGACAGTATGCTGGATACAAGACACCAGGCTCTCGCAATTTTCGTTGCATAACTTTCGTTAGCAGTTACCCATTCATTCTTTAATTTatcttttaaaatgttctcTATTCCCTGTGTCCAGGAGCTTCTGTGCTCACATGTTTGTTTGTCACCATTCTTCTGTTCGAATGcggcatatatttttctggaGGGTAAGTTTTCCACCTTACACTGCAGGTCCTATAGGTGGAATTGGTAAGGTGCATATACTCCCATGCGTTCattacattttgcacataaaatgctatatatatacatgaatataccttacttcatgtaataaataaagcGTGTATTACTTTTACCATggtttatgtatgtgtacatatttttctgtgggtatataatgtgaatttttgTGTTAGGAGTGTGTTGTTTACATATGGTCCGAACAAATGTGATGGCATTATGCTTATTCCGTACTTATGAATATTaagttcttattttttttcctcttcaatagtacacatatattgttTAATCTGttcaacaataataatacctTCTAACATTATTCATATGTATCATTAGGTAGTGCTAGtacattgtgcatatatatatgtactcaaCTATTGTGAACAAcggacgcaaaaaaaaaaaaaagtaggaacGAATATGCTGTACTGGTATAATAGAAcagcatgaaaaaaaaatggaaggaagagtggGAGGGAACTGTactaaattatttatatggGAACAAGgaaatgttcatatatatacttttgcCATAATAGTGCTGCTTTGTTGTATGcactcttcctcttttcaaattataatattttttccttcccctcccccattttcggcagaaaaatttaacacTTTTAAATTCCTCTATtcagattaaaaaaaatatatatatttttcgtgTAGAACTCCCTTATTAGAATTCTTATTGGAACTCTTATTAGAACTCTTATAagaatttctcctttttatatatgtatagtacatatatatatatatatttattatggtACATTGAGAGCATTTTATACTCctccttctattttttcttttttttttatttccttatttatataaaaataattatatatgtgttccacattccacacacacatcaatgttattcataatcatgcacatgtataagACTCTTTTTTTGGCGCAATTTGCACAATAGCAGACATatacaatacacatacatttaCATAATTCGCATAATTTGTACAATGTTTGCATAATGTTTGCACAATGTTTGTACAATAACAGACATTTCCATAATTTACATAATAGTGAACACATTTACATAATTTGCATAATTAACATAATAGTGAACACATTTGTACACAATTCTTCTATGGTAAATGTTACCATCATAAGGAACTGTGTGCATGGTggtcatttatttatattgttCCCTTGCAAGGGGGGCGGGAAGTATATATTACATGTTACCATTCCAGGTGTTCATACATACGATGTGTGTTCTTACATGCGTCCATAacctatattatttcttctctgttgttgttgtcgtTGTTCATgtccccttcctcttccattaTTTGTCTTCCTAGGTGATCTACCACCATTATAGATGGTAGAGTTATCTGCTATTGAGCCCAAAGTGGAACCTATAGTAGAACCCTCTGTGGAATATGTTTTTGAGGTGTCATCGTCAAAGTCACGTTTAacaaaacttctttttcctcttcttcctctgggTTGCTTGTCGAATAAATTAGGTAGAAAATTAtactaataataaaaaaagggaaaggggtaaatacatatatacacatatatacatgtatgtagacatacatatatatgcacatacatatatatgtatatatatagttgtatgtatgtatagtggtaattataattgttgtaattatgttaattactttacttactttataaagAACGTAGGTGATTGTTGGTAATGCTCCTATTCCTACTATGGAAGAAATGGCTGCAATGGTACCTATATCGGCTGTCGATTTTTCGCTATATATTGCCttacattttaattcttgAGGATTTTCGTTATCGTAGTGTTTGAACATTTCTTGAAATTCGGCACAATAGCCATTACCACTACTTTGCTCACTATATAGACTTGTATACACTTTATTATAGTCTGAATAAGTCTTTTTCAGGTGTTCATTGTACTGAAGGGTACAAGGATAAGCCACACTCTCAGCATCCTTTAATTGagtttctatttttttatggtccatataatattcatatgctAGTTTCATTTCATTGAACTTAATTTGGTCAACATCCTTCGTGCATATAGGTCCATATTCATAACTCTCAGTCAACACCCCCTTCAGTGCATTCCAAATTTCATTCATAACTGTGAGGAAGAAAGCTTTTGTGCTTTCCGTGTTCCATATtttatcccctaaccaataatagaataaataatatagtTCACCAcccactttcttcttccctccacTTTGGTCCTGTGCTTCATTAATTACATTACACCAGGCTTTTGCAATGTTATCAATATCCTTCTTCAGATCTACGTAACTGCTTAATGCAGTCTGTAAAGCAGTTTTCAACTTAGTCTGCATCATTTGCCACTTACACTCAGGTCCATCTTCCATATCGTCGCCTCCTTCCCCATCGTCAAATGCCTTGTACTTCAATTTTGAAGGTAATTGTTCCAAAGCTTCTTTCTATAAGTATAAATAGTATGATACATATATTCCCATATATTTATCATTTGTTGAATTTACTctattacacatataatgtataatatgaattaatatatgaattaatattttgtacacacatttcattttaaacagAAGGGAAAGCTTACCCCAAGTACTTTTACAGGTTCTGGTGTCATTGTTCACATGGTTCATGTGTACATGTTCCTTTGCATATGTAATGAATTTGTGTTAAAATTTACTCCCTAtatcttcatatatataacatggAGTATTCAGGATTTCTTCATATACTTTTGCAAAGTAATTATTATGAATGAACGaatatggaaattttttttctctatttatttatttatatatttatttttttatttattctttccttgcctttccttctttccttcctttctttccttctttcctttcctttactttcctttcctttcttccttacctcCTTTCCACCGACCATCCCATTCCACCCACCCCTTTACACCCCCCTCTTACACCCCctccacacacacaacacacctaaaaaaaggaattccaTTCATTCCACCAATACGAAAGAtataatacattttttttctttaaatactTTACATCCACCATTAAAttgaaattaaaataataaaaaatttttgagtgcgaacatgcacatatacataacatTTTACTCTTTGAAATGTGCGTAATATCCACCTATTACACcgttaaaaggaaggaaggttgttagggtgttgGCGAGGGGGTGTaatattctctttttttttttttttctcataaaagggaatatgATGATTAAGGATGTTATCATCATAAATTGTATAGAATAGAACTAAAAACcatgttgtttttatttcaaatTATCACATAACTTTTGCATTAATTagtattatgtacattttaattacttCTTCAacttaaaatatatttgtacatacacacacacacaaaaaaaataataaaaaacaaaaaaagaagagaaaaaacatcAAAATGATGGCACCTCTCACAAAATATTTATCATTCACCTTCGCCATACTCTACTCCTCGTGGGCGCAATATCCACGTCATGTAAGATAATAACAGCTGCTGTTACACCTTCTAAGAatttgcacatatttattataaacgaactttcttcccctttttgcacttAAAattatagaaggaaggaaaaaaaaaggagaaaaaaaaaaatttcccttccaccaaccatctaacaacctctttttttttaggtgaatGCCATAAGCACATCATCCAAGGGTGTCGAAAcacaaaaagagaaaagtaaCACCTTAGGTGGTGGTGTAAAAACATCACTAAAATCCAAGTTgcgtgatgatgatggtacaTCAAACTACAACAACGACGATGACAACGTCCTTTtacggaaggaaagaatgggCGGCCTCTTTGATCagaacgataaaaaattatttcaccgATTCCATGCAACAAGAAGTggtaaaaatgataaaaaggaACGCCCCCAAATGGATAATGAGGGTGCTTCCTATCAACCCTTTTCGAAGAACCGCCGCCATTGGGGTGCAATAGACCGCTCTTTGGACAGCAGTTCCTCCATGGACAGCAGTTCCATGGATAGCAGTTCCAGTTCCTTATATAGCAGCAATTCTTCCATGGACAGCAATTCCTCCATGGATAGCATTTCCATGGACAGCACTTGCTCCATGGATAGCGGTTCCTCCATGGAGAGCCTCCTTGAGGAGCGAAGTGATGACTATCAAACaccacatataaaaaataaaggacaacatgaaagaagaataggGGTATTCCAACCCAGGggattttttaataaaatgttatatattataaaaagaagattatgGACCAGAAAAGGGGTATCATTGCTATCACCGTTCTTGTCATCACCTCTCGTATTgaccctttccattttatatgtattagCTTTGTGTTGTGTTGGTTTGATTGTGGTCCTTTCTATAGGTGGTCCACCAGCACCATACTCGTGGCCCCTTTGTGGTTTTGCTATTGTTGCTTTTATGGTATGTATTCTTTTGACTGTACGtttaggaacaaaatgaaccgTATCAAACCGTACCAAACCGAACAAAGCCGTCTGGGAGGAACCGTTACCCACCGTTGTTTGGGGTgctagaatgaaggttgttaggtggttggtggtaggaaggttgtattagggatggtggtagatgggtatgaagggttgttaggtgggtggttcgtggaaggaaggttgctttctcttcctttaggaagaagaagaagaaaaaaaaaaaaaaaaaaaaagaaggaagattgctggggtggaaggaactaTGTTTCGGGAAGCGTCCGGGGGGGTGCATCTTAAGGTAGTGTTAGGTTGGGTAAAAGGTAGCTCCTttagggagggaaaaaaaaaaaagaaaaaggaagtatgcTTAGTAAGggtgtgcagaggggtgcactTAGGGTTGATAGATATATAATGTGGTGTTAGTGCGGAGGGAAGGTGGTAAATGTGCAATGTGCTGCAGGTTGAGGTGTTAGAGGTGGAAGGAGTAAGGTttatggaaagaaaaaaaaagaaaggcgTAAGGAAGTAAGTTTTAAGGtgtagaaaaggaaggtttaaggaagaagaaaaaatgaaaaagtgtaaagaaggaaggcttAAGGAAGGacgaggaaggaagggatggtGGAGGGGGAAGGTGTGCAATGGGGTGCACATTTGGGTGTTAGGTTGTCgagggtggtagaatgaaggggtgtaagggtattagaatgatgggttttaggggtgttagaaagATGCTGTTAGGTGTGGTAAGGAGGAATGTCGCTTCCTTTAGGGAGGGGTACACCCGGAGggtgttttaaaaaatgaagaaaaaaaaaaaaaaagtttatgtaaaaaaaagaagatttaaagaacgaaaaggagaaaatttaagtaaaaaaaggaatatttaaaaagaagaaaaaggtgtaaagaaagaagttttcagttgaaagagaagaaaggtttaagggagtaaagaaggaagctttaaggaagaaaaaaagaagaagaaaaggtgtaaagaaggaaggtttaaggaagaaaaaaagaagaagaaaggtgtaaagaaggaagctgtaaaggaaggaaggtgtaaggaaggaagttttaagatgtaaagaaggaatttttcaggtataaaggaggaaggtttaaggtgtaaagaaaaggaaggtttaaggaagaaaaaaagaaaaaaaaaaggaggggagggaagtgtgtgtggggggtgCAGTTCTTAGGGGTAGGATTAAGAttctgttaggggtggaagaaaggggtgtTAGATTTTTAGGGTtggaaggtggaaggaatgttgttaggtggtaggggcgtaagtgtgcagaggggtgccatggtttagggttcagggtttgggTTTAGGGGTAGGAGTAAGATcctgttaggggtggaaggaagaggatggTTGccctctcttccttttttttgcaaaaaggaaaaaaggagcagaaaagaaaaaaaaaaaaaagattaaaataaaagaaaaagaagaaggtagctaattcctttgtttttttctttagaaaaaaagtaaatgtttagaaagagaaaaaagaaggtagataattccttccttcttttcgtcAGAAGGAATACAATGTGCATGGGAAGAGAAGGACGCATGTACTGAACACAAAAGGATTCTATTAGATTTAGGTCTTCAGaataatagtagtaataGCATAAGTGGGCAGGGAGAAATATGGCGCCAGGAGGTGTAGTGAAATCGACGGGAGGGGAAATAATAACCCGAGGGAAGTTTAATTTCATGTCCCAATTATTGCCTAGATGGATAAGAAAGTACGGTATAGGAAATgtggacaaaatgggggtAAGGAACactttatatataagaaaaaggaaggacatTCTACATTGTAGTAATATTGGAAGTAATATAAagtgtaaaggaggaaaattcgTAGTATAAATAACTTCCAACGCAGGAAAATAAtgagtacatacatacgcacatatatacacacatacatatatatgtatatatatatatatgtgttcctGTGGTAATTTATTATTGTAGAAACATGTATGGAAAGATATGGAAGGTATGTTTAAGGAGCTAATACGAAGATTAAATAATGATTCtgatgaagagaaaaaaatctgTGCAGATATAGATAAGAGCGGAACTACAAATGAgacaattaaaaaagaattatgcaAAGCTCTAATAAGAATAGTCTACTTTATAAATGGTATTGAAgcagggaaggggaaagaagaaaaatggagtaTGAAGGATGACAAGGATATGGAACTGTATTTAAGGTGCCTGGTTGGAAAAGTAACTATGGCTAAATTATTCGGACACCACTGTAGAATAGAAGAAGCGGCGGAATATGTAAGAAGATTAATAGGGGGCAAATTGGAAACATACAAAGTCCAGGACAcatatgaaaaatgtaagtCAACTGAATTCGAAGAAATCAACATAGGCAAAAAGTTCATtggggaagaaatagaaaagtGGGTAGATAATATTAGAAAGAACAATGAAAAgatagggaagaaaatactGGGCCATAATAAATGCGTACATAATAATGTTCTGCATGGAGGAGGAGATTCCAAAGAAATGAagggaggaacaaatttttatgcaCTCTTAGGTATAAGTAATAAGGACGATCTTGAAAAATTGGCTGATACAACTAAAAGTTTATCAAAAGACGGAGTAAATGCAGTACTACAAAAAGTAGGAGcaggaatgaagaaaaagcaaaatccTCTCGGATGTGTTCAAGGAACAGGAGTAGAATtcgaagaaggggaagaacgtAAAAGAATATTTCAGTCTATTGAACATAATCAATTGCTGCGTATGTAATGAATTTACTCGTTCCTTCTACTTCCTCGCAAGGGGAGTATGTAAAAGGagtgtgcaaatttttatgtattgtACGTGTGTATTATCTAATGTTCTTCTGCAGTTAGCATTTCAGAGTggtttacatatttttccaacGAACCAACGGAGGATGATGCTGATGATTGGAAGGAATTCCAAGCTGCACAAACAGTTTGCGAGAACAATGACGAAGAATACAGCTATGATGCACATAGGTACGGAGATTTTTGTAAAGTTATGGTAAGGAATGTTCTCCTGGTAACGGATATTGAAAACCAGTACAAGACAAGTCAGACCAAATGTAAGAACACTGTGAATGATATTTCCTTATGTAAACTATTAAAAGCATGGATGTATTATATGAGTATCTTCTGTGTTCCAGGGAAGGTTATAGAATATGCATTTAATGTAGTAAAGGGTGTAAGGGGCTTAAATGACCAAGGTGGGAACTATGCCGAATGTTCTTATGATGGTCCACCTAACATTCCTGAAGGAGACGGAGGGAATTTGCCATCTGACGTGCGCAACCTATTGCTCACAAATATGTTGTATTATAATACAATGAGTGCAGTTACTAACGAAACTTGGTGTGCCGATAGGGCTAAATGGCTACATCCCGTCCGTTCACGCTCAGAAACGGGAGCGGATGATCAAGTGGCCCTCAGCGATGACAAATCAAATAACGTGCACAAAATTGTTAAGGAAGTTAACGAAGcattagaagaagaagaaaaggaaaaggcaaaattCTCAGAAGTCTTAGAAGAAGCCATAAAACAAACCACAGAAGCAGCTGTTCCTACCCCCAAGACCAACCTCCTCCACCCCAAGCACCAGCACCAGAACCAACTGCAGTAACACCATCGAAGGAGCCTAAGGAAACACTAGAAGATCagggggaaaatgaggaaagtgATGACACAGGTAAAGGCACACATACACCTTCTCCACAGAAACCAGACACGGTTACATTCTCTTCCAGTAGGGATCTTCTGGACGGTTCTACTTCCACTGCCATTGCCATTTTCATTGTTCAAATTACTAAATCTGGCATATGCACCCCTCCTATGATCCCACTGAAACcaaccttcctttattattattttactcAATTCTTAGGTGAACAGGACCCTGAGGAACCAGGTCCAGAAAGAACAGAGAAAGAcagtaaagaaaaaggaacacacgAAGTTAAACCAACTCTTCCTGAGGGCGCCAACAAGGCTGCTTCTGCTTCTAGCAGCAGCAGTAGTTCCTCATCAAGTGATGCTGGAGGTGCTGATCTTGGTGGAGGCGGTCGTAGTGGTGGGTCAATTTCAGCAACACCCAAGGCTGAACCACTTATTCACAAGATGGAcaatcccttccttccttacctccctCTTGCTCCTCCCGTGCTTGGTATATCTGTtatgagttatctcctttggaaggtaagaaaaaaaagaaaaagaaaaaaggaagaaaacaaaaaaagaaaaaaaaaaaaaaaaaacaataaaggTGAATAAATGAGTAGGGTATGTTTGtagaatttcgcattttagggtgtgtttgtgtaggatttcgcattttagggttgtatgtgtgtaggatttcgcattttaaacTTGTGTTTTGAAGTAGTAGTTATTGTTGcgtgaacaaacatttcacccctattaaagaaaaattttcttttttttttttttttttttttttttttgtagtactttggaatgcttggtaagacaagaaaacgttacagaagagcttatCAAGTGCGTGGTCCAtccttagaacagcagattgttgacgATGTGGTCCAGGAtggtccacgtgaatataccttagtaaaggaacgaaaacctcgttctacgcctataaaaaggaggaaaaaacggggcCCTCGTCTCCGTGCTGGTCGTCGTGGTGGTGTatgtcgccgcatgattattgatattcatttagaaatCTTAGACGAATGCCATAAAGGGGACATGCATTCCACGaaagaagacttttttgaaattttggctcaagaatttatgacatctgaatttataaaagaagaaaagtttcCATGTTCAggtttcgggtttagggaggtaaactttgttcctaaggaagatgtcccTGTGGAACAgtttccaagttcagattccgggtttagggagaaaaactttgttcctaaggaagatgtcccTGTGGAACAgtttccaagttcagattccgggtttaggtaGGAAAActttgttcttaaggaagatgATCCTAAGGCGCACGTTTTTAGAGTTtatgttcttaaggaacgtgttcctaaggaagaagttcttaaggaacaggtttcAAGTTTAGATTTCGGTTTTAGGGTTGATATTTCTAAGGAACAAGTTCGATGTTctgattccgggtttagggaagaagactctGTTCCTAAGGACCAAGTtccaagtttagattccgggtttaggcagaagactttgttcttaaggaagatgttcctaatgAACAGGTTCacagttcagattccgggtttagggaaaaagactttcttcctaaggaagaagttcttAAGGAACAAGTTCCTATGGTTGGTGTTCCTAAaaaacaggttccaagttcagatttggggtttagggaggaggACTTTGCCCCTGAGGAtgatgttcctgaggaacaggttcgAAGTTCCGATTCCGGAtatagggtgtagtaaatatttttttctttttttttgttgttttgtattaaattgcttgcatgttcatgtgtggtCAATATaagcggaaaaaatttttttttcacattattttaatttgtttggtaaaattttttttttattgaggaattaaaaaaatgcttattcattttgttaaagaaattttgacttcataaaattttttttttttgtttttttaaaatacatgaatatttctttaaagaagGTCAGGATCTTTTTCCGCATCCGCGTTAGGAGTACGTTTTTCCTTATGTGGTTATTCAAACTTACAAAtgtagaaaagaaaggaattaaatatgaagaaaagaaggaatgaaaagaaaggaatgaaaagaaaggaatgaaaagaaaggaatgaaaagaaaggaacttatctaatatatggaacagaatataatGTGGTAGAATCTGTTGTTGATAAATCGGAATTCGAATTTGTtctggaatattctgttgttaAGATGTCGTTGCCGTCAAAGTGGTTTCGTCCTATggatgatcttttttttctttttcctttgttccttcctcctgctttATTCTTTCTAAAGGAGTCACGTATCCAAGAAGGTACGACATTGTactaataaataaaaaaagagagagcaAAGTAATACGGGAAgagaaaacataaaaatatatatatagtggtaattataattgttataattgtaatatacaattataattgtaccttatataagagaAACATGACAATTGTAGGCATCCCAACTGCTCCTAATATGGAAGGAATTGCAATGGTGGTAGTAGTGGTGGTACTGTCCATTCCGCTGGGAGGTACGTCCCCAGTGGAGGATGACGATGTTGTGGAGTCTTCAGTTTGGGTAGTTTGGTGTTCAAGTTCCTTTGGTACTTCACATTTCAAATTGGACAATTCTTGAGGGGTACATTGTTGACACATTTTTAGGAAATCcgtacaatatggatcactATCACCTTTATCTGGTCCACTACATTTAGTGTGCTCCTTTGTGAGGGCATCAATTACTTCTTTCAAATGGTCAGCATAAGcctttgtacattttggtaTGGGAGTGGATGGAGACCCCGTCCTTTTTGTTAATTGTTCCTTCATAGTGTTATATTCTTGAAGGTATTCAAATATTTGTTTTCGTTCATTGAAAATGTCCTTGGTAATATTAGGGTATATGTTATTACATCCTGCTATTGGCTTCCACCTTTCTAATTCTTGATAAAGTTCCTTCATGAGGTCCGCTAAATCATAAACATTCCACTGACCACTCAATAATATACCCCCAATCCAGTAGTATAATGCATGGGAATACTCACTTATCGAAATACTTCGGTCCCTTCTTTCGAACGCAGAACACCACCCCCTTACAATTTTATCTGCAGGAGTATCATATACTATATGTTGCTTCAATAGTTCCTTCATAGTATCAAGAATATTATCATTATCACAACTGTCTGCGCCTATATCTAATTCATCATAATACTTTAATGCTGAATTCACTCCTTCCAACTTTTCACCCTACAGGTATAATGaacagaaatatatacatacatatatactatatgtatatatgcgtaattggcatatgtatatatatatgtatgtctacatatagaTATAGAGAGAAGGAgttgcatgtttttttttttttttttctttcttccttcattctaattaatcctttaaaaaaaaggctgaCAGAGACGGAAtcaatggaaggaatgttggaAGGACTGGAATGAAGTGGACGGAATgggaggaaggtggtgttaggcgtggtaggtttgttgttaggggtggaggTAAGGTTTTTAGGTGGAacaaaggttgttagtggtggtagggtggaaggaaggttctgtCAGGATTGGttggtggatggaaggttgttaggggtggatgTACCCCTAATACTTCATGACtttcatcgtcatcatctgGTGAGTCCCTGTCCGATACGGTCTCTTCTTCGGGGCATGTTAATGGTTGTAGATTCTGCGTCTCACAACCTACCTCCGTCCTTCTGAATTGCTCACAATACTTATCACCACTGTCCTTACATTGTTCACATAACTTCTCATATGCTGATTTAACTTTTACCAGCTGCTCGTTATACTTCTTACATTGGGTATGTGTACTAGAGTCCAGCTTCCCGCGTAAAGCACTATTGTTATAATAACAGTCGAAGAATATTCTACTCTGTTCGAAAATGTAATCGCCAATATCATCGTATATATTGGTACATTTATTCCCAGTTGATAATTTATCCAGTCCATGGTAAATTGGTTTCATGATATCCCTATATAAACGATAATTTAATTTCCCCCTaattttatcacctaaccaataataaaagaagtggcACCACTCACC
It includes:
- a CDS encoding KIR protein, translated to MVKDLQCKVENLPSRKIYAAFEQKNGDKQTCEHRSSWTQGIENILKDKLKNEWVTANESYATKIARAWCLVSSILSKRESLCSTICDFFYYWLGGILSENLSGWRISFATLMNEIYAQLQTLPGNSPCATIKTAPTTSTTFFKNRKIIFDYLYDCNTIRSPPQPGGKQCAGAYSTYKQEAEQKYGMVRAGCSHGTGSNDPCCKKLKEMEGESGTPIPQNLSQLTCTEVNMPQQLLACIEQQHQDRSAGSEPPQKPEIQVHSKPEGSATTSPIGGGGSGSAVIPGVSSILGIVGLPVTAFFLYKV
- a CDS encoding Variable surface protein Vir7-like protein; translated protein: MTPEPVKVLGYKAFDDGEGGDDMEDGPECKWQMMQTKLKTALQTALSSYVDLKKDIDNIAKAWCNVINEAQDQSGGKKKVGGELYYLFYYWLGDKIWNTESTKAFFLTVMNEIWNALKGVLTESYEYGPICTKDVDQIKFNEMKLAYEYYMDHKKIETQLKDAESVAYPCTLQYNEHLKKTYSDYNKVYTSLYSEQSSGNGYCAEFQEMFKHYDNENPQELKCKAIYSEKSTADIGTIAAISSIVGIGALPTITYVLYKITLPSIMVVDHLGRQIMEEEGDMNNDNNNREEII
- a CDS encoding SICA antigen, whose product is MRKVMTQVNRTLRNQVQKEQRKTVKKKEHTKLNQLFLRAPTRLLLLLAAAVVPHQVMLEVLILVEAVVVYFGMLGKTRKRYRRAYQVRGPSLEQQIVDDVVQDGPREYTLVKERKPRSTPIKRRKKRGPRLRAGRRGGVCRRMIIDIHLEILDECHKGDMHSTKEDFFEILAQEFMTSEFIKEEKFPCSGFGFREVNFVPKEDVPVEQFPSSDSGFREKNFVPKEDVPVEQFPSSDSGFRVYVLKERVPKEEVLKEQVSSLDFGFRVDISKEQVRCSDSGFREEDSVPKDQVPSLDSGFRQKTLFLRKMFLMNRFTVQIPGLGKKTFFLRKKFLRNKFLWLVPSSDLGFREEDFAPEDDVPEEQVRSSDSGYRV
- a CDS encoding KIR protein, which translates into the protein MDDPSLNQLPSEQRYALLNDGLKCHMQQGRDDCCKHNGDNLRIISQVWLGNDINLGKEIEQRYCYACKMKQREPNGEWCHFFYYWLGDKIRGKLNYRLYRDIMKPIYHGLDKLSTGNKCTNIYDDIGDYIFEQSRIFFDCYYNNSALRGKLDSSTHTQCKKYNEQLVKVKSAYEKLCEQCKDSGDKYCEQFRRTEVGCETQNLQPLTCPEEETVSDRDSPDDDDESHEVLGGEKLEGVNSALKYYDELDIGADSCDNDNILDTMKELLKQHIVYDTPADKIVRGWCSAFERRDRSISISEYSHALYYWIGGILLSGQWNVYDLADLMKELYQELERWKPIAGCNNIYPNITKDIFNERKQIFEYLQEYNTMKEQLTKRTGSPSTPIPKCTKAYADHLKEVIDALTKEHTKCSGPDKGDSDPYCTDFLKMCQQCTPQELSNLKCEVPKELEHQTTQTEDSTTSSSSTGDVPPSGMDSTTTTTTIAIPSILGAVGMPTIVMFLLYKVQL